The proteins below come from a single Campylobacter sp. CCUG 57310 genomic window:
- the pepT gene encoding peptidase T has product MDIVDRFLRYTKINTTTNREAGAAGIMPSNPVEMELAKLLESELKELGLSNIKRRENSITTAILPSNSSKKIPSVAFFAHLDTSAEQTNDTKAQIITYKGGDITLNKELNIVMKESEFPELKNYVDDDIIVTDGTSLLGADDKAAIASIMNAVKYFVDNPSVEHGDIIVGFLPDEEQGLRGAKALVASEINADFGYCLDCCGIGEFIYENWNAGDAIVTFTGQSAHPMNAKGKLINSLLMAHKFISMLPGGEAPEYTENREGYYWVKELSGNSAKTILKLDIREFNEKKYKERMQFLQDLTDACAKLWGENRVTIKLADRYKNVFNYLKDGENSLPIQAAKEAYKNLGIEPKVIPMRGGYDGAVISEKGIPCPNLFTGAHNFHSIYEYLPVKSLRASSDVVKEIIKILAK; this is encoded by the coding sequence ATGGATATAGTAGATAGGTTTTTACGATACACCAAAATCAACACTACGACAAATAGAGAAGCGGGTGCCGCCGGCATCATGCCTTCAAATCCCGTAGAAATGGAGCTTGCAAAGCTTCTTGAAAGCGAGCTAAAAGAGCTTGGATTAAGCAATATCAAAAGACGCGAAAATTCGATAACAACTGCGATTTTACCGTCAAATTCAAGTAAAAAAATTCCTTCGGTTGCGTTTTTTGCCCACCTTGACACAAGCGCGGAGCAAACAAACGATACAAAAGCTCAAATAATCACCTACAAAGGCGGAGATATAACGCTAAACAAAGAGTTAAATATCGTCATGAAAGAGAGCGAATTCCCCGAGCTTAAAAACTATGTAGATGACGATATAATCGTAACGGACGGAACAAGCCTGCTTGGAGCCGATGATAAAGCGGCGATCGCAAGCATAATGAATGCGGTAAAATATTTCGTAGATAATCCAAGCGTAGAGCATGGCGATATCATCGTAGGATTTTTACCTGATGAAGAGCAAGGGCTAAGAGGCGCAAAAGCGCTTGTCGCAAGCGAGATAAATGCCGATTTTGGTTATTGTCTAGACTGCTGCGGTATAGGCGAATTTATCTATGAAAACTGGAATGCAGGAGACGCTATAGTAACATTTACTGGACAATCGGCTCACCCGATGAACGCTAAAGGTAAGCTTATAAATTCGCTTTTAATGGCGCATAAATTTATATCCATGCTACCCGGCGGCGAAGCTCCCGAATACACCGAAAATCGCGAAGGATACTATTGGGTAAAAGAGCTTAGCGGAAACAGCGCAAAGACTATCTTAAAGCTTGACATAAGAGAATTTAACGAGAAGAAATACAAAGAGCGTATGCAATTTTTACAAGATTTAACAGACGCATGCGCTAAATTATGGGGTGAAAACAGAGTAACTATAAAGCTTGCCGACAGATACAAAAACGTCTTTAACTACCTAAAAGACGGCGAAAATAGCCTACCTATACAAGCCGCAAAAGAGGCTTACAAAAATTTAGGAATAGAGCCTAAAGTCATACCTATGAGAGGTGGCTATGACGGAGCGGTAATCTCAGAAAAAGGCATTCCTTGTCCGAATTTATTTACCGGAGCTCATAATTTCCACTCGATTTATGAATATCTACCTGTAAAATCATTGCGCGCTTCAAGTGACGTGGTTAAAGAGATAATCAAAATTTTAGCCAAATAA